From Lolium perenne isolate Kyuss_39 chromosome 5, Kyuss_2.0, whole genome shotgun sequence, a single genomic window includes:
- the LOC127319601 gene encoding protein ALP1-like: MNGVDQDIDDEASKRRKRLARLASLAYQVACMGQIGNHYTVTNLTRQPYRIPQQTGYEWVMECLGRKRSCYKMFRMNRDVFNLLHNVLVSHYGLESSREVTSVESLAMFLWVVGGPQSFSQVENRFARSTETIHRKFKEVLNCLCKLACHNITPRDPSFNTVHARIKEEPFWPHFKDAIGAIDGCHVPVEVPADEVVNHTGRHGFPSQNVMAVCDFDMRFTFAVAGWPGSAHDTRILNDTLAKYAHRFPKPPAGKYYLVDSGYSNRDGYLAPYKGQIYHLPEFRNGRKPVGKHEVFNYAHARGRNVIERGFGVLKAKWRTLKGMPSFKPRRQKKIIIACMSLHNYIRETKLPDEEFDKCDEDEDYIPGGEEQLQGDNIPVRRDAGYMNSIRDTIADSLWSSMGE, translated from the exons ATGAATGGAGTTGATCAAGATATTGATGATGAGGCTAGCAAAAGGAGGAAAAGGCTTGCACGGTTGGCATCTTTGGCATATCAAGTTGCATGTATGGGCCAGATAGGTAATCACTACACAGTGACTAATTTGACAAGACAGCCTTATAGGATTCCTCAACAGACTGGGTATGAGTGGGTTATGGAGTGTCTTGGGCGCAAAAGGAGTTGCTATAAGATGTTTAGGATGAACCGAGATGTATTTAACTTATTGCATAATGTCCTAGTGTCTCATTATGGATTGGAGTCCTCTAGAGAAGTGACATCAGTGGAGTCATTAGCTATGTTCTTGTGGGTAGTTGGTGGTCCACAATccttctctcaagttgagaaccGGTTTGCAAGATCAACTGAAACGATTCATAGGAAGTTCAAAGAAGTATTGAATTGCTTGTGCAAGTTGGCTTGCCATAACATAACACCTCGAGATCCTTCTTTCAATACCGtgcatgcaagaattaaggaagaGCCGTTTTGGCCTCATTTCAAAGATGCAATAGGGGCAATAGATGGCTGCCATGTCCCTGTTGAAGTACCAGCAGATGAAGTTGTGAACCACACAGGTCGGCATGGGTTCCCATCTCAGAACGTGATGGCTGTTTGTGACTTCGATATGCGGTTTACTTTTGCTGTGGCTGGTTGGCCTGGGTCTGCTCATGACACGCGGATCTTAAATGACACCTTGGCAAAGTATGCACATCGATTTCCTAAGCCCCCTGCAG GCAAATATTACCTCGTCGATTCGGGTTATTCAAACCGCGATGGCTATCTTGCTCCTTACAAAGGCCAAATATACCATCTACCGGAATTTCGCAATGGAAGAAAACCGGTTGGGAAGCACGAGGTCTTCAACTATGCCCACGCTCGAGGGAGAAACGTCATTGAACGTGGGTTTGGAGTTCTCAAGGCTAAATGGCGCACGTTAAAGGGTATGCCCAGTTTCAAGCCTCGTAGGCAAAAGAAGATTATTATTGCTTGTATGTCGTTGCACAATTACATTCGTGAAACGAAGCTGCCTGATGAGGAGTTTGACAAATGTGATGAAGATGAGGACTATATTCCTGGAGGAGAAGAACAGCTTCAAGGAGATAATATTCCAGTGAGACGTGATGCTGGTTATATGAACTCAATCCGTGATACAATTGCTGACTCCTTGTGGAGCTCAATGGGAGAATGA
- the LOC127319569 gene encoding uncharacterized protein, with protein sequence MEKAIWNEHYTTVFCEICKDEVDANNRPLGCLNRRGYKNLGEKFFAQTGKKLTKKQFKNKWDLLKKEYTQFMELKNAATGLGWDYVRGTIEADEAWWKVHLEKYPKHAKYKKKGLANLDELDAMFDKAHVTGATSCIPGEISDSTDDEGLVEVLESEDGDDAKAKDVSPKADKDGKLKDEKEDGKKKSVKRKARYIDESAKEDKNPFLREYKVTLGNINEAVAATHAPTSAAPTMKEVLTLMKECGAQEGTPLYFTATDLVMQPSYRELFVLIETKEGRLDWLQRKHSQMNK encoded by the exons ATGGAAAAGGCAATTTGGAATGAACATTACACTACCGTTTTCTGTGAGATATGCAAAGATGAGGTTGATGCTAACAATAGGCCATTGGGATGTTTGAACCGGAGAGGTTATAAAAACCTGGGTGAGAAGTTCTTTGCACAAACGGGGAAAAAATTAACCAAGAAGCAATTTAAAAACAAGTGGGACTTGTTGAAGAAAGAGTATACTCAATTTATGGAGTTGAAGAATGCGGCAACCGGGCTAGGTTGGGATTATGTGAGGGGAACCATTGAGGCTGATGAAGCTTGGTGGAAGGTCCATTTGGAG AAATACCCGAAGCATGCAAAGTACAAGAAGAAAGGATTGGCCAACTTGGATGAGTTGGATGCCATGTTTGACAAAGCACATGTTACCGGAGCCACATCATGTATTCCTGGAGAGATATCTGACAGCACCGATGACGAAGGTTTAGTTGAGGTTCTAGAGTCCGAGGATGGGGATGATGCAAAGGCAAAGGATGTCTCACCTAAGGCAGATAAGGATGGCAAGTTAAAGGATGAGAAGGAAGATGGGAAGAAGAAAAGTGTGAAGCGCAAGGCTAGGTACATAGATGAGTCAGCTAAGGAGGACAAGAACCCATTTCTTCGTGAGTACAAGGTCACACTTGGGAATATTAATGAAGCAGTAGCAGCAACTCATGCTCCAACAAGTGCTGCTCCTACCATGAAGGAAGTCCTGACTTTGATGAAGGAGTGTGGGGCTCAAGAGGGCACTCCTTTGTATTTCACAGCCACAGACCTTGTCATGCAGCCTAGCTACAGAGAATTATTTGTGCTAATTGAAACAAAAGAAGGGAGGCTTGATTGGCTGCAGAGGAAACATTCTCAAATGAACAAGTAG